Part of the Candidatus Cloacimonadota bacterium genome, CATTTTCCCATGTGAAGACCAGGCGTTTGGTGCTTCCGGCAAGAGCTTCCGGTAGAGCGATATTGGCATTTTGCCAAGCGGTTTGAAGCATCAGCGGACTTGCTAACAAGTTTCCGGAACTGAGCAGAGTGCCCGCCACAGGATTTACGGTAGTATCCACAAGATACACTTGCAGAAAATCGTAATTGCCAGGTCCAGCTTCGCCATTGGCTTTCCAGTTGAAGCGCAGATAGAAATCCTGGCTTGTTTCCGGGAAAGCGATATCGGTATAGAAATGGCTGATGGATGCTTGATCAACATCATAGCTGTTGGTAACGCCGCCATCGCTACTGATATAGATACTCTTGATACCCGTGTTGGCTGTAGCTTCACCGATACACCAGCCATTGGTCTGAGTTCCGTTTAGGATGAACCAATCTGAATCAACGGTCTCAAATCCATCCACAAAGGGAGCCGTAAGAGGTACGTAGGCGCTACCGGAGAGCGATACTTGGTGGGCAGTCCTGCTGCCACGATCATCGGTGATAAGCAGGGTTCCGGAGAAGGTGCCCTCTTCCGTGGGATTGAAGTTAACTGAAACAGAGATGCTCTGGCCATGGCTAAGATACTCCGGGTAGCCGTTGGTATCGGTCAGGCTGAAGCAAGTGTCTGCATTCTGCAGTTCTACTTGGGTGATGCCGAGGCTGCCTTCTCCGATGTTGCTGATCGTAAAGCTTTGCTGGGCACTTGTTCCGGCTAAAATGCTGCCGAAATCCTTGGATGTGGGGCTAACGCTAAACTCCGGATCCGCCGCCAGGGGTGTAAAGATCAGCTTCAGATTGGGTCTGGTAGTAGAAATGGAGCCATAGGCGAAGACGTTCGTCTGATCAGTACTATCGTTACGACCGTATCTATACCCGTTGGTAACCGTGCTATAACGCACAGTCCCGCTAAGGTCATAACTTGACAAGAGACTGAACGCGGTATCCACCACGATGTTGTCCACTCCATTCCACAAGAAGGGAGTATCGAGGGTGAGCATGTCCCAGCCGGTAGCGGGGGCGTAACTGGTAGTGCTGTACACAGTGGTCAGCCCGGTCTGCCAGCTTGCCACGTTGGTCGCAGCAGTATGCTTCATGCGGACTATGAAATTGGGCAGACTATGGATCGGCGCGTTCACCACATCAAAGCCAAGCTGAGTGATATTGATGGGCCCGACAATCCCTGCCACAGCAAGCTCTGCCGCAGTGTAAACCGATTGGCTGTGCAAGGACTTAAAATAGATGTTGATCGGGCAGGCAGAAGAGATTCCAGTGGTAGTAGTTTCGGTGCCCAAGGTTGCTTCCAGCGGTATGCCTGCTGTCACATTGACGGAGTTTGAAGGCTCGGATTCTCCACCTGAGTAAACGGCGGTTACATAGTAGGAATATGATGTGCCATTGGAGACGTTTGTATCCTGATAAGTGGGGTTTGCCGCGGTGCCCAGCGGTGAACCGTCGCGGAACACATTGTAAGAAAGCACATTCACCGATGGAGATTGCCAGTTTAAGGTGATGATATTATCGCCGGGCGTACCGGTAAGAGATAGCGGAGGCGCAAAGTATTCACTCACGGGCGGTAAGACGATGTGATCGATCCAGACGCAGTCCGAGCCGGAGTAGTGAGAGTCATCCTTCGTGTATCTCCAGGTGAAGGTTCGGTTTCCGGCGCTCACCGGGTAGCTGGCCAGAGTCCAGGGAACTGTTCCAGAATCCTCTACTTGCTGCACGCCGTCAATCAGAAAAGCGAACTTGTCATAACCGCTTTCGGAAGAGACTTTGTAATAGAAACTGATGGTTCCGGCTGCGGAAACAGTCTGGGTGAGGCTCAGATCTGTTTCACCGTAATGACCGATCGCACCGGATTTTGCTGCGTAAGTTCCGGAGTACTTTTCGGCACTTTGTACAGTCCAGGGGACTGCGCTGGTATTCAGCCAGAGATAGGCAGAGAAGTCTCCGCTTTCAAAGCCTTCATCGGCAGGCGCCAAGAGGGTGATGTTCACGCTGTTTTCAGCAGTATTGCTGTTATTATCAGTAGCAATAGCTTTGATAGTATGGCTTCCCGCACCGGCAAAAGCGGTATCCCAAGACCAGCTATAAGGGCTGGTGGAATCCGTAAATTGCCAGACATCATCCAGATAAAAAGCCACTTGGGTGATGAAGCCATCGCTATCGGAAGCAGTAGCGTTTACGGTGATGCTGCTACCCAGAGCGTGGGTGCTTCCAGAAGTGGGGGCTGTGATGGCTACAGTGGGGAAACCGGTATTCAGCGACATAATGGCATTGTAAACATTCACCATCCCGTAACCGGTATAGCGATCCCAGCCAATGCCGCCATCGATGGTCATATCCGTGGCAGTACTGGTCATTACATCGCGCAGCTCCGCAGGGGTCAGGGTGGGGCTGTGGGAGAGGATCAAGGCCGCAGCACCCGCCACATAAGGAGTGGCGCAGGAAGTGCCGTTGAAATAAAGATCATAATTGCCGCTTGCATAGCCGGCACTTCCGGTGATATCT contains:
- a CDS encoding S8 family serine peptidase, yielding RSNLPVALYAKTSTFGINELDQLLSVKGGTTIIRAHRKVKDQAWADKTGWDNWFLIRLDGRSSVEDAIASFRQSRYIEEATPEYYAYTTAVPNDIHYTKQWGHNNTAQLPGHTPSGHTGPGVGTVGFDSDAQLAWDLAQGYGSSSIIIAIIDSGVDTAHEDLRLVTGYDYGDNDSNPMDDATDAGHGTACAGIAAARADNGVGVAGIAGGCSVMPLKVADSNGELFFTSINNAITHAADNGAHIISMSFGAEDTVQGDIPSTDAAIVYAYNAGLSLFAATANADEATIDYPSNHERVVSVGAASPSGERKSPSSSDGEYWWGSNYGVDIQDNRNAVDIMGPTILPTTDITGSAGYASGNYDLYFNGTSCATPYVAGAAALILSHSPTLTPAELRDVMTSTATDMTIDGGIGWDRYTGYGMVNVYNAIMSLNTGFPTVAITAPTSGSTHALGSSITVNATASDSDGFITQVAFYLDDVWQFTDSTSPYSWSWDTAFAGAGSHTIKAIATDNNSNTAENSVNITLLAPADEGFESGDFSAYLWLNTSAVPWTVQSAEKYSGTYAAKSGAIGHYGETDLSLTQTVSAAGTISFYYKVSSESGYDKFAFLIDGVQQVEDSGTVPWTLASYPVSAGNRTFTWRYTKDDSHYSGSDCVWIDHIVLPPVSEYFAPPLSLTGTPGDNIITLNWQSPSVNVLSYNVFRDGSPLGTAANPTYQDTNVSNGTSYSYYVTAVYSGGESEPSNSVNVTAGIPLEATLGTETTTTGISSACPINIYFKSLHSQSVYTAAELAVAGIVGPINITQLGFDVVNAPIHSLPNFIVRMKHTAATNVASWQTGLTTVYSTTSYAPATGWDMLTLDTPFLWNGVDNIVVDTAFSLLSSYDLSGTVRYSTVTNGYRYGRNDSTDQTNVFAYGSISTTRPNLKLIFTPLAADPEFSVSPTSKDFGSILAGTSAQQSFTISNIGEGSLGITQVELQNADTCFSLTDTNGYPEYLSHGQSISVSVNFNPTEEGTFSGTLLITDDRGSRTAHQVSLSGSAYVPLTAPFVDGFETVDSDWFILNGTQTNGWCIGEATANTGIKSIYISSDGGVTNSYDVDQASISHFYTDIAFPETSQDFYLRFNWKANGEAGPGNYDFLQVYLVDTTVNPVAGTLLSSGNLLASPLMLQTAWQNANIALPEALAGSTKRLVFTWENDAGGSKQPPAAIDNIRIVDVESQDIALIINGESEIDLPEVNDGENLINPSLIIDGVSGAQVGYAVGYASAGSPFTNAGLEIILSADGFVNSYIVIEHNLGFIPPTIAYSFGGDWSVVYATQDWTASTVDFIVSSGKQRASELTIVFSDSSENTLPVTLSSFTAVFMSGGAVKLNWITATETGVLGYYVLRSENEELSSALAISELIEAANSSQTQSYEYKDKEVQPNSRYYYWLMNSDFNGGEGFFGPLTVHTHSDTEEPAPIIPEITQNLGNFPNPFNPNTNIRYSLAEAAQVKISIFNYRGQMVRRLNAEHAGPGYFNLAFDGKDESGRELSSGVYFYRFEAGKVHSTHRMLLLK